The sequence TCTTCAGGTAATATTCATCCAGCCGCGAGCGGGTCAGCGGATAGCTGCCCTGCTGCTGACCAACAAAAAAGCGACCCAGTTGCGAGCGCAAGCCGCCACGGCTGCCGGATATCTGCCTGCCGTCGCGGCAGCCATGCACCAGCTCAATCATGGAGATATCGCGGAACTCCAGGCGGTGAAAGGCCACCACCCGTTCAAACACCAGCATCCACATCACCGCCGAAATCACCAGTAACGGCACCATCACCAGGCCGCCGTGGATGATATAGGCGAACGGGGCGCTGTCGCTGCTCAGGTGGTGTAAGGTATGCAATCCGCGGGCAAATAACGCATCCATAAGCCGTTCCTAACCCTGGCACCGTGAAATAATGTTGGTCAGGGCCACGGATTTTTCCTCCATGTCGCCGATGATGTGCTCCACCTGCCGGTTGAGGAAGGTATGCAGCAACATGATGGGGATTGCCACCACCAGACCGAGCATGGTGGTCACAAGCGCCACGGAGATGCCGCCGGACATCATGCGTGGGTCACCGGTGCCGTAGATATTGATGATCTCAAAGGTGCTGATCATGCCGGTCACCGTGCCGAGCAGGCCGAGCAGCGGGGCAATGGCCGCCATGATGTTAAGCAACGGCAGCGCCCGCTCCAGACGCGGCAGTTCCTTGAGAATTGCCTCCTGGAGGATGCTTTCAAGAATCTCCCGTTCTTCGTGGCGGGCACTGATCCCGGCGCGGACCACGTTGTACACCGGTGTGCTGCGCCCCTCAATGAGCTTTTGGCAGGCTTCCCAGTCGTCCTGTTCAGCATATTCGTTGACCTGGTTCATGGTGCGGTCGGTGTTGTCATGGACCTTTTTCAAAAACAGCGCCCGTTCGATGCTGATCAGCACGGCAATCACCGCCAACAGCAGAATCGGCCACACCAGCACGCCGCCGCCTTTAATCCGCTGCCAGAAGGTTTTTTTCTCGGTGAGTTGGGCCAGACCGGCACCGGCCTTGAGATCCAGCGGTGCCAGATCGCTCTTTCCTGCCAGGTAAACATTGAGCAGCTTGCGTTGCGTCCAGCTCAGGGATGCGTTGATGATGGAAAATTCATGACTGGCCGGATGATAATGAAGCAGGGCCGGGCATTCGTGCTCAGCAGCTACGGCCAGAAACGGTCCCACCAGCAGCACCGGACCGGTTTCCTGGATGCCGGACAGGGCGGTGAATTGGGTCTGGGCCAATTGGACCTGGCTGCTCTGCGTCATATCCTCAAGATACAGCCGTTTCATGGTGTCGAAATCGTTCAGACCGGGGAAATAATGTTTGTTGAAAATTTTGTTCAGGGCGCGGGCTCGTTGCGGCTGCAATGCGCTGAAGCACGACGCATCAAGTCTTTCCTGCAATTGCTTGGCGGCCACGCGCACCGCTGCGGCCAGGTTGTTCATGGCTTCATGGTCACGACTCTGGCGGGCCTGCAACGCCGACAGGGCTTTTTCCGCTTTGGCCAGGGTGCGCTCGGTGGTGGCGATGCGTTGTTCCAGTTGGCGGACGGCGCGCTGCTTGGCGGACAGTTCCTGTTTCAGGTCGCGGCGTTCATCGGCAATGGTGCGGGCGGTTTGCTGTTGCCGTTGTTGCTGCTCATTCAACTGCTCTTGCAATTGCTGATACGCGGCGCGAATGTCCGCGGCCCACAGTGGCTGGGCGACGCTCATGACCATGAGTAAGGCCATGAGCGGAGCGACGAAAAGGATCAGGCGTTTGATGGCGATGTTCATGGCTGAATCCTCCCCACGGGCAGCAGGGTTAACGCTTCAGACGTCTGTCCGTTGATCTGTTGTCGTGCCTGATTGAGGTCGGCAACCATTGAATCCGGCAGGTAGACAAAACGCTTTTCCAAAGGATCAAACACCCCGCCCTGTTCGCCGTCAGGCGTGGTAAAAAATAGCGATAGCCGACCGAGTCGTAGCATATCCACCTCACGCTGTTGTTGATCAATGGTGATTTTGTCGCGATAGACTTCGCAGGTGTAGCCGTATTCCGCCTCGACCTGAAACACTTCCATCAAACGGCGGAACTGTTCATGTACGGCGATGTCGCCATCGAGCAGCACGCTGTGCAGGTCATCCAATCGTTTGCGCCGTTCATCGGCGAGAAACGGCTGGCTGGCCGCTAGATTTTGTTCCAGCTCCTGGGCCGAAATTTGAAACCAGTTCTGCAGGCCCTGGCGCAGTTTTTCGGTTTTTTCGGCGCGGCGGGTCTGGGCGTCAATCTGTTCCTGTTTCTGTTGCAGGCGATGATCAAGGCGTTCGACCTGTTGGCCCAACATGGCTTCCTGGCGCGTCAGTTGATCGATTTTCGCCAGCAGGGCGCGCTCTTCGTCACTCCATTGGCGTTGCAAGGTGCGGGTCTGTTGCTCACTGGCCACGGTCTGACTGGCCACATCAGACAGGCCTGCCGCCTGAGGCGTGTTCTCAGCTTTGGCGCTCAGGACGGAAACGCCGCCCAGTAAGAGCAGGGAACACGCGGCAACGACCGGGAGCCGACGAACGCTGCGGATGGATATTTTGGGATATGGTGTGTTTAGCACGAAACTCTCCATCTTCCGCGCTGCCGGGAGAGTAGCCGGAGGTGCGGAAGGTTGTGGGGGATAAAAAGGCGGACGCCAGATGTGCGGCGTCCGCCGTGGACGATCAATTGCCCGGCTCATCCGCGCTCTGGCGGGTGAACACGCCGTTGGTCGTAACCTGACCACGCTGACAGGCGATCAGGTAGAGCAGACCGCCAACGCCGATGGTGACGATACCGGCCAAGCCGACCATGGGGCGGCTGTGGATGGTGTAAACCATGATCCACAGGTTGCCGAGGATGAAAATTGCCGGTGTCAGCGGATAGCCAAAGGTGCGATACGGCCGCGGCAGGTCAGGCGCCAGGCGGCGCAAACGGATCAGGCCGAGCACCGTGGTCATGGCCGACAATGACAAGGTAAAGCCGACGTAAATCAGCAAAGTATCGTAGGCCGTGGACACAATGATACCGATGGCGATCACCGCCTGAAAGGCGATGGCTTCCGCCGGAGTGTGACGTGTTTTGTGGACCTGGGCGCAACGCTGAAAAAACAGGTTGTCGCGCGCCATGGCGAAATAGACCCGTGGCCCGGCCATGATCATGGCGCTGAGCACTGACAGCAGGCCAAGGGCGATGGCCTGGGCAAACAGGGTGCCGATGGTGTTGCCGAACAGGGCGGTGGCCGCACTGAGGCCCACTTCGAGGGTACCGCTCATGGCCTGCGGTGGCAGGGCATAGATGAACACCAGATTCAGCAGTAGGTACAGACCCATCACCAGCACAGTGCCGCCGACTAACGCCAGAGGCAGGTTGCGCTCCGGGCGGGTGATCTCGCTGCCGAGGTAAGCGGCAGCATTCCAGCCGCTGTAGGCAAAGGAGACAAAAATCAGCGACACGGCAAAGCCCGACGCGCTCCAACCGTCTGCGGAGAGCGATTCACCCAGGTGGCTG comes from Desulfuromonas acetoxidans DSM 684 and encodes:
- a CDS encoding DUF3450 domain-containing protein, which translates into the protein MLNTPYPKISIRSVRRLPVVAACSLLLLGGVSVLSAKAENTPQAAGLSDVASQTVASEQQTRTLQRQWSDEERALLAKIDQLTRQEAMLGQQVERLDHRLQQKQEQIDAQTRRAEKTEKLRQGLQNWFQISAQELEQNLAASQPFLADERRKRLDDLHSVLLDGDIAVHEQFRRLMEVFQVEAEYGYTCEVYRDKITIDQQQREVDMLRLGRLSLFFTTPDGEQGGVFDPLEKRFVYLPDSMVADLNQARQQINGQTSEALTLLPVGRIQP
- a CDS encoding MotA/TolQ/ExbB proton channel family protein, producing the protein MNIAIKRLILFVAPLMALLMVMSVAQPLWAADIRAAYQQLQEQLNEQQQRQQQTARTIADERRDLKQELSAKQRAVRQLEQRIATTERTLAKAEKALSALQARQSRDHEAMNNLAAAVRVAAKQLQERLDASCFSALQPQRARALNKIFNKHYFPGLNDFDTMKRLYLEDMTQSSQVQLAQTQFTALSGIQETGPVLLVGPFLAVAAEHECPALLHYHPASHEFSIINASLSWTQRKLLNVYLAGKSDLAPLDLKAGAGLAQLTEKKTFWQRIKGGGVLVWPILLLAVIAVLISIERALFLKKVHDNTDRTMNQVNEYAEQDDWEACQKLIEGRSTPVYNVVRAGISARHEEREILESILQEAILKELPRLERALPLLNIMAAIAPLLGLLGTVTGMISTFEIINIYGTGDPRMMSGGISVALVTTMLGLVVAIPIMLLHTFLNRQVEHIIGDMEEKSVALTNIISRCQG
- a CDS encoding APC family permease gives rise to the protein MSSRRPQLTRQIGLLSALVLVIANMVGSGVFTTSGFILTELGSPGTLMWCWLLGGAFALTGALCYGELGAMLPEAGGEYAYLSRAFGPLPAFLSGWISLIVGFSAPIAAAAIAFATYFLGGSGASWFELDAFGMTLIRVSPVTLLACATVIGLSLVHVHSVRLGKRVQNALTLFKIVFIALFIIGGFAWGHGSFSHLGESLSADGWSASGFAVSLIFVSFAYSGWNAAAYLGSEITRPERNLPLALVGGTVLVMGLYLLLNLVFIYALPPQAMSGTLEVGLSAATALFGNTIGTLFAQAIALGLLSVLSAMIMAGPRVYFAMARDNLFFQRCAQVHKTRHTPAEAIAFQAVIAIGIIVSTAYDTLLIYVGFTLSLSAMTTVLGLIRLRRLAPDLPRPYRTFGYPLTPAIFILGNLWIMVYTIHSRPMVGLAGIVTIGVGGLLYLIACQRGQVTTNGVFTRQSADEPGN
- a CDS encoding MotA/TolQ/ExbB proton channel family protein, which produces MDALFARGLHTLHHLSSDSAPFAYIIHGGLVMVPLLVISAVMWMLVFERVVAFHRLEFRDISMIELVHGCRDGRQISGSRGGLRSQLGRFFVGQQQGSYPLTRSRLDEYYLKTLPNIDRHIDAITTLAMVCPLLGLLGTVSGMITTFDVIALFGTGHSKALAGGISEALITTQGGLLVAIPGMFASAVLSLRARRLRERLEESIMTLKRIVES